In one window of Prionailurus bengalensis isolate Pbe53 chromosome B3, Fcat_Pben_1.1_paternal_pri, whole genome shotgun sequence DNA:
- the GATM gene encoding glycine amidinotransferase, mitochondrial, with protein sequence MLRVRCLRGGSRGAEAVHYIGSRLGRTLTGWVQRTFQSTQAATASSRNSCAADDKATDPLPKDCPVSSYNEWDPLEEVIVGRAENACVPPFTVEVKANTYEKYWPFYQKHGGHYFPKDHLKKAVTEIEEMCNILKMEGVTVRRPDPIDWSLKYKTPDFESTGLYGAMPRDILIVVGNEIIEAPMAWRARFFEYRAYRSIIKDYFHRGAKWTTAPKPTMADKLYDENYPIHSVEDRHKLAAQGKFVTTEFEPCFDAADFIRAGRDIFAQRSQVTNYLGIEWMRRHLAPDYRVHIISFKDPNPMHIDATFNIIGPGLVLSNPDRPCHQIDLFKKAGWTIVTPPIPVIPDDHPLWMSSKWLSMNVLMLDEKRVMVDANEVPIQKMFEKLGISTIKVNIRNANSLGGGFHCWTCDVRRRGTLQSYFD encoded by the exons ATGCTGCGGGTGCGGTGTCTGCGCGGCGGGAGCCGCGGCGCCGAGGCGGTGCACTACATCGGTTCTCGG CTTGGAAGAACCTTAACAGGATGGGTGCAGCGAACTTTCCAGAGCACCCAGGCAGCTACTGCTTCCTCCCGGAATTCCTGTGCAGCTGACGATAAGGCCACTGATCCTCTGCCCAAGGACTGCCCTGTCTCCTCTTACAATGAATGGGACCCCTTAGAGGAAGTGATCGTGGGCAGAGCTGAAAATGCCTGTGTTCCACCGTTCACCGTGGAGGTGAAG GCCAACACATATGAAAAGTACTGGCCATTTTACCAGAAGCACGGAGGCCATTATTTTCCCAAAGATCATTTGAAAAAGGCTGTTACTGAAATTGAAGAGAtgtgcaatattttaaaaatggaaggagTGACAGTGAGGAGGCCTGACCCCATTGACTGGTCGTTGAAGTATAAAACTCCTGATTTTGAGTCTACGG GTTTATATGGTGCGATGCCTCGAGATATCCTGATAGTTGTGGGAAATGAGATTATCGAGGCTCCCATGGCATGGCGTGCCCGCTTCTTTGAGTACCGGGCATACCGGTCAATTATCAAAGACTACTTCCACCGTGGCGCCAAGTGGACAACGGCTCCTAAACCAACAATGGCTGATAAGCTTTATGATGAG AATTACCCTATCCATTCTGTAGAAGACAGACACAAATTGGCTGCTCAGGGAAAGTTTGTGACGACTGAGTTCGAGCCATGCTTTGATGCTGCTGACTTCATTAGAGCTGGAAGAGATATTTTTGCACAGAGAAGCCAG gTTACAAACTATCTAGGCATTGAATGGATGCGTAGGCATCTTGCTCCAGACTACAGAGTGCATATCATCTCCTTTAAAGACCCCAATCCAATGCATATTGATGCCACCTTCAATATCATTGGACCTGGTCTTGTGCTTTCCAACCCTGATCGACCGTGTCATCAG ATTGATCTTTTCAAGAAAGCAGGATGGACCATAGTTACTCCTCCAATACCGGTCATCCCAGATG aTCACCCACTCTGGATGTCATCCAAATGGCTTTCCATGAATGTCTTAATGCTAGATGAAAAACGTGTCATGGTGGATGCCAATGAAGTCCCAATTCAAAAGATGTTTGAAAAGCTGG GTATCAGTACTATCAAGGTTAACATCCGTAATGCCAATTCCCTGGGAGGAGGCTTCCACTGCTGGACCTGTGATGTCCGGCGCCGAGGCACCCTGCAGTCCTACTTTGACTGA